A region of Culicoides brevitarsis isolate CSIRO-B50_1 chromosome 1, AGI_CSIRO_Cbre_v1, whole genome shotgun sequence DNA encodes the following proteins:
- the LOC134838466 gene encoding CD63 antigen-like, giving the protein MAFKWELQTIKMVSIFYDGLYMICGLIAIILGAKVIGSLNNPQVSPQSTVYALAVALIIFGFIIFLVAAIGSFSVIRDSEKGLIVFGIALGALIILKIIVAIIVLAFINDAVAVSKNEIAKTFNQGEAGRDEIDNIQRSYECCGLTGTNFFVDSEGYLPKTCCSDEGNDCHVNRSYKIGCSEKVASVIEGMGTTIGLVLFGIAFFEIAGLILSVCLKNSWKNEIRREEFSSA; this is encoded by the exons ATGGCATTCAAGTGGGAACTTCAGACGATTAAAATGGTCTCCATTTTCTACGATGGATTATATATG atatGCGGATTAATTGCGATAATTCTCGGTGCAAAAGTGATTGGCAGCCTTAACAACCCACAAGTTAGTCCACAATCGACAGTTTATGCATTGGCAGTTGCCTTAATTATCTTTGGGTTCATAATTTTCTTGGTAGCAGCGATCGGGTCATTTTCCGTGATACGAGATTCGGAAAAGGGCCTGATTGTCTTTGGAATTGCCCTTGGTGCCTTAATTATCTTGAAAATAATTGTCGCGATAATTGTTCTTGCATTCATAAATGACGCAGTTGCCGTGAGCAAAAATGAGATTGCAAAGACTTTCAACCAAGGAGAAGCGGGACGAGATGAAATTGATAATATTCAGAGAtcg taTGAATGCTGTGGATTAACAGGAACAAACTTTTTTGTCGACAGCGAGGGATATTTGCCCAAAACTTGTTGCAGTGACGAAGGAAACGATTGTCATGTAAATCGATCCTACAAAATTGGATGTTCAGAAAAAGTTGCTTCCGTAATTGAGGGAATGGGCACCACAATTGGTCTCGTTTTATTTggaattgcattttttgag atcgCTGGACTCATATTGAGTGTTTGTCTAAAAAACAGTTGGAAAAATGAGATTCGACGAGAAGAATTTTCATCCgcctaa
- the LOC134827481 gene encoding xanthine dehydrogenase yields MSELTKVEGFVTGQPLVFFVNGKKVVDPSPDPEQTLLVYLREKLHLTGTKLGCAEGGCGACTVMVSKFDIQAGKEVHVAVNACLTPVCAMHGMAVVTIEGIGSTKTKLHPVQERIAKAHGSQCGFCTPGIVMSMYALLRSKPTPTMKDMEIAFQGNLCRCTGYRPIIEGYRTFTKDGACGMGEKCCKMQKNGNGTTNGTNGTNLVMDENDKLFEPSKFLPYDPSQEPIFPPELKKFRTLDNDSILFCGPRCHWYRPTKLEDLLKIKKVYPHTKIVVGNTEVGVEIKFKNLHYPVFANPSLIPELTTIEKTAEGIKVGSATTLVDTEAFLKREIETAPEEETRIYKAVVDMMHYFAGKQIRNVASVGGNIMTGSPISDLNPLFTAAGIELEVQSLDRGVRKVRMGTGFFTGYRRNVIEPDETLISLLIPKTNKNQYFYAYKQAKRRDDDIAIVNGAFNVTFQDGTNIVEKASFGFGGMAPTTVLAVKTAEHFIGKPWTEETISKAVDLLDEDMPLGPSTPGGMVLYRRTLTGSLLFKAFLKIYGRLSEVLPKHPKLKENEVTGADVFHTLNPKSTQFFEKRVGDGDFDSVGQPKIHASAFKQVTGEAIYLDDMPRAENELYLAFVLSTKAHAKILKVDPSEALKQPGVEAFYSSKDFSDRGRNMIGPIFHDEFLFAEEKVTSVGQTIGVVVADTQIHAQRAAKLVKVEYEELSPIIVTIEDAIKHKSFHFDKPRVITKGNLEEAFCKADHIYDGEARMGGQEHFYLETQASLVVPRDSDELEVYCSSQHPSEIQKLVSHVLGMPIAKVTTKVKRMGGGFGGKESRGALVTLPCAFAAYKLQRPVRCMLDRDEDMAMTGTRHPFLFKYRVACTNDGKIIGCRVTIYQNAGYSTDLSISVLERAMFHFHNVYNIPNVYVEGWSCKTNLPSNTAFRGFGGPQGMFLGEHIARKVAFLTKKDYTEIVKINIIREGDATHYNQKYINCNVERCWDEVMESSKFVERRKAVEEFNKQNRWRKRGITIVPTGFGIAFTALFLNQTGALVHVYTDGSVLLSHGGTEMGQGLHTKMIQVASKTLGIPIENIHVAETATDKVPNTSATAASAGSDLNGMAVINACKVINERLAPYKKKYPNEPWKSIIGKAYMDRVSLSATGFYATPDIGYDWETNSGNPFNYFVYGAACSEVEIDVLTGDHQVRRVDIVMDLGSSINPAIDIGQIEGGFIQGMGLFTLEEMIYSPTGQILSKGPGMYKLPGFADIPGEFNVALLTGAPNPRAVYSSKAVGEPPLFLASSVFFALKEAIAAARKDEHCDDHYGWFDVVSPLTSARIRLACMDYFTKEFTQEEEKVTPWNVMP; encoded by the exons GTCGTTGATCCCTCGCCAGATCCCGAACAAACTCTCTTGGTATATTTACGCGAAAAATTGCACTTGACAGGCACGAAACTCGGATGCGCTGAAGGAGGATGCGGCGCTTGCACGGTAATGGTCTCAAAATTCGACATTCAAGCCGGCAAGGAAGTTCACGTCGCTGTCAACGCTTGTTTGACGCCCGTTTGTGCGATGCACGGAATGGCAGTTGTCACAATCGAAGGAATTGGCAGCACAAAGACGAAATTGCATCCGGTTCAAGAGCGAATTGCCAAAGCTCATGGCTCGCAATGTGGATTTTGTACGCCGGGCATTGTCATGTCGATGTATGCGTTGCTTCGAAGCAAACCGACGCCAACGATGAAAGACATGGAAATCGCTTTTCAAGGAAATTTGTGTCGATGCACGGGATATCGACCAATTATCGAGGGATATCGCACTTTTACGAAAGATGGCGCTTGTGGCATGGGcgaaaaatgttgcaaaatgcagaaaaacgGAAATGGAACGACAAACGGGACAAATGGAACAAACTTGGTTATGGATGAAAACGACAAATTATTTGAACCATCGAAATTTTTGCCATACGATCCGTCGCAAGAACCGATTTTCCCGCcggaattgaagaaatttcgcaCTTTAGACAACGATTCGATTCTTTTTTGTGGTCCTCGATGTCATTGGTATCGCCCGACAAAGCTCGAAGAtttgctgaaaattaaaaaagtttatccaCATACGAAAATTGTTGTTGGAAATACGGAAGTTGGCGTCGAAatcaagttcaaaaatttacattatccCGTTTTTGCGAATCCAAGTCTCATTCCGGAGTTGACGACGATCGAAAAAACCGCAGAAGGAATTAAAGTTGGATCAGCAACGACTTTGGTAGATACGGAGGCATTTTTGAAGAGGGAAATTGAGACAGCTCCGGAAGAGGAAACAAGAATTTATAAAGCTGTCGTTGATATGATGCATTATTTCGCGGGAAAACAAATTCGGAATGTCGCTTCGGTTGGAGGAAATATCATGACGGGAAGTCCCATTTCGGATTTGAATCCACTTTTTACTGCAGCAGGAATTGA ACTCGAAGTACAAAGTCTCGATCGTGGCGTTCGCAAAGTCCGCATGGGAACTGGTTTCTTCACAGGCTACCGTCGAAATGTCATCGAACCCGATGAAACTCTCATTTCGCTCCTGATTcccaaaactaacaaaaaccAATATTTCTACGCTTACAAACAAGCCAAGCGTCGCGATGATGACATCGCCATCGTAAATGGTGCCTTCAACGTTACATTCCAAGATGGCACAAATATTGTCGAAAAAGCTTCGTTCGGCTTTGGAGGCATGGCTCCAACAACTGTTCTCGCTGTCAAAACTGCCGAACATTTCATCGGCAAACCATGGACTGAAGAAACAATTTCCAAAGCGGTTGATTTGTTGGATGAAGATATGCCGTTGGGTCCAAGCACGCCCGGCGGAATGGTTTTGTATCGTCGCACCTTAACGGGAAGTTTGCTTTTCAAggcttttttgaagatttatgGGCGTTTGAGTGAAGTTTTGCCCAAACATCCGAAATTGAAGGAGAATGAAGTCACCGGAGCGGATGTTTTTCACACTTTGAATCCCAAAAGTAcgcaatttttcgaaaaacgtgTCGGCGATGGAGACTTTGATTCAGTTGGACAACCGAAAATTCACGCTTCTGCCTTCAAACAAGTCACGGGCGAAGCAATTTACTTGGATGACATGCCTCGTGCCGAAAATGAGCTTTATCTTGCTTTCGTCTTGAGCACCAAAGCACATGCGAAAATCCTCAAAGTTGATCCGAGTGAAGCACTCAAGCAACCGGGCGTCGAAGCTTTTTACAGTTCAAAGGATTTTTCGGATCGCGGGCGTAACATGATTGGACCAATTTTCCACGACGAATTCCTCTTTGCTGAAGAAAAAGTCACGAGTGTCGGGCAAACGATCGGCGTAGTTGTCGCTGATACGCAAATTCACGCGCAACGTGCCGCGAAATTGGTAAAAGTCGAATATGAGGAACTTTCGCCGATAATTGTGACGATCGAGGATGCCATCAAACACAAATCATTCCATTTTGACAAGCCACGTGTCATTACGAAGGGAAATTTGGAGGAAGCGTTTTGCAAGGCGGATCATATTTATGACGGAGAAGCTCGAATGGGCGGGCAGGagcatttttatttggaaacgCAAGCTTCGTTGGTTGTGCCAAGGGATTCGGATGAACTTGAGGTTTATTGTTCGTCGCAACATCCATCGGAGATTCAGAAACTCGTGTCGCATGTCTTGGGAATGCCCATTGCGAAAGTTACGACGAAGGTTAAACGCATGGGAGGCGGTTTCGGAGGAAAGGAATCTCGTGGAGCGCTTGTTACATTGCCTTGTGCTTTTGCCGCTTACAAATTACAACGACCAG TTCGTTGCATGCTGGATCGTGATGAGGATATGGCAATGACAGGCACTCGTCAtccatttttgttcaaatatcgCGTTGCTTGTacaaatgatggaaaaatcaTCGGATGTCGTGTCACTATTTACCAAAATGCAGGATATTCGACTGATTTGTCAATTTCT gtTCTTGAACGTGCCATGTTCCATTTCCATAACGTCTACAACATTCCAAATGTTTATGTCGAAGGTTGGAGTTGCAAAACAAACCTTCCCAGCAACACCGCTTTTCGTGGCTTTGGAGGTCCTCAAGGGATGTTCCTCGGAGAACACATCGCACGCAAAGTTGCCTTCTTGACGAAAAAAGATTACAccgaaattgttaaaattaacataattcgTGAGGGAGATGCCACGCATTACAATCAAAAATACATCAATTGTAACGTTgaaag ATGCTGGGATGAAGTAATGGAAAGCTCAAAGTTCGTTGAACGTCGCAAAGCCGTCGAAGAGTTCAATAAACAGAATCGCTGGCGTAAACGTGGCATCACAATTGTTCCAACTGGCTTTGGAATTGCATTTACCGCACTTTTCTTGAACCAAACGGGAGCCTTGGTGCATGTCTATACCGATGGAAGTGTCTTGTTGTCGCATGGAGGCACGGAGATGGGACAAGGATTGCATACGAAGATGATTCAAGTCGCTTCAAAAACACTCGGCATTCCAATTGAGAATATTCATGTTGCTGAAACGGCAACTGATAag gtaCCAAACACTTCAGCAACTGCTGCTTCAGCTGGTAGCGATTTGAACGGCATGGCTGTCATCAACGCATGCAAAGTCATTAACGAACGTCTTGCGccttacaagaaaaaatatccgAACGAACCATGGAAATCAATCATCGGAAAAGCTTACATGGATCGCGTTTCGTTATCAGCAACGGGCTTTTACGCCACTCCTGACATCGGTTACGATTGGGAAACAAATTCTGGAAATCCTTTCAATTATTTCGTGTACGGCGCTGCTTGTTCCGAGGTCGAAATTGACGTTTTGACGGGCGATCATCAAGTGCGTCGCGTCGACATTGTCATGGATTTGGGTTCGAGCATAAATCCCGCGATCGATATTGGTCAAATCGAAGGAGGTTTCATTCAAGGCATGGGTTTGTTTACGCTTGAGGAGATGATTTACTCGCCAACGGGACAAATTCTCTCCAAGGGACCGGGAATGTACAAATTGCCGGGTTTCGCTGACATTCCGGGAGAATTTAACGTTGCTTTGTTGACAGGAGCTCCGAATCCGCGTGCAGTTTATTCCTCGAAAGCGGTTGGAGAGCCTCCATTGTTTTTGGCTTCGTCTGTTTTCTTCGCTCTGAAGGAAGCGATTGCGGCAGCTCGTAAGGATGAACATTGCGACGATCATTATGGATGGTTTGATGTGGTTTCGCCGTTGACTTCTGCTCGCATTCGACTCGCTTGCATGGATTACTTTACGAAAGAGTTTACGCAAGAGGAGGAAAAAGTAACGCCGTGGAACGTTATGCCCTGA